Genomic window (Rathayibacter sp. VKM Ac-2760):
TGACCGCCCTCGGGCAGGACCAGGCGGCCACCCTCGCGTCCTGGGCCGTCGACGCCGAGCTCGACGCGGTCTACTCCTCCACGCTCGTGCGCGCGGTGCGCACCGCCGTCCCCTCCGCGCGGGCCGCGCACCTCGAGGTGCAGCTCGACCCGGCGCTCGTCGAGGTCGACTTCGGCCGCGGCGAGGGCCTGACGAACACCGAGATGGAGCAGCGCTTCCCGGACGAGTACCGCGCCTGGGTGGCCGCCCCCGCCATCCAGCCGATGCCCGGCGGCGAGTCCGGTCTCGACGCGGTCGCCCGCGCGAACACGGCGCTGGCGCGGATCCACCGCGACCACCCCGAGGGGCGCGTACTGGTGGTCTGCCACGGCACCCTCATCCGCCTCCTGCTCTGCGCCTACCTCGGCATCAACCCCGAGACCTACCGCCACACCTTCCCCGCCGTCGACAACGTCTCGCTGACCACGCTGCTCTGGGACGAGACCGGGGTCGGCCTGCTCGGCTACAACGTCCCGCCCGTGCAGAAGCAGCGGCGCTCGAGCTGAGCGGCGTGCCGCCGTCACGGGCCGAGCCGCCGGCTCGGGCGGGTGCGGCGTCGATCGGGCTCGTGCTCGGATCGATCGCGAGCGTGCAGCTCGGCGCGTCCTTCGCGGTGCTGCTCTTCCCGGCGGCCGGGCCGATCGGGACGGTCACGCTGCGGCTGGTCTTCTCGGCGCTGGTGCTGCTCGTGGTCTGCCGGCCGCGGATCCGCGGCTACTCCCGCTCGGACTGGGCGACCGTCGGCGCCTACGGCCTGGCGCTCGGCGGGATGAACGCCTGTTACTACGAGGCGATCGCCCGGATCCCGCAGGGCGCGGCGGTGACGCTCGAGGTGCTCGGGCCGCTGGTGCTGTCGGTGATCGCCGGGCGGAGCCTGGTCAGCCTGCTCTGGGCGGCGCTCGCCCTCGGCGGCGTCGTCGTGCTCTCGCAGGGCGGATTCTCGGTGCTCGACCCCGTCGGCGTCGCCTTCGCGCTCGGCGCCGCCGCGCTCTGGGCCACCTACATCGTCTTCGCCGGGCGCACCGGCGGGCGCTTCCCCCGGCTCGACGGGCTCGCGCTCGCGCTGACGGCGGGCGCGCTCGTCTCGCTGCCGTTCGGCATCGCCGCGGCCGGCCCGGCCCTCGTCCTCCCGCCGGTGCTGCTGCTCGGGCTCGCGGTCGCCGTCCTCTCCTCGGCACTGCCGTACGCGCTGGAGCTGCTCGCCCTGCGGCGCCTGCGCTCGTCGACGTTCTCGATCCTGATGGCGCTGGCGCCCGGCGCGGCGGCGCTCTCGGGCTTCCTGGTGCTGGGCCAGCGGCTGACCGCGATCGAGGCGGTCGGCATCGCGCTCGTCGTGGCGGCGAGCGTCGGCGCGGTGCGGACGGCCCGGCGCACGTAGCCGCGGCGGGCTCGGCCTGCGGAGCGCGAGACCGGGCCGGGGCGCGGGAGCCGCCCGTTCGGGTCGGGCGGCCGTCTCGGACCAGGTCACCGAACGCGATGGTGTCCCCGGCCCGGTCTGCTCCGACCGTAGCCACCGCCGACTCCCCCGCCCAGGTGTCGCGAACGGTGCGGCCACAACGGGGGGCACTGCGGGGCTCGGGTCTCGATACGCCGCTCCGCGGCTACTCGACCAGCAAAAGGCACGCCGCTGCGCGCCCCTTGCCTCGCTGATCGAGTAGCCCTCGCAGAGGCCGTGTAGAGATCCACCTCCTCCTGGCAGTTCTTTTGTTAGGCTAACTATGTGACCCCGCCCCCTGCCGACACCGATCTCCCCGCCCTCGCCGGCGAGACGCGCGTCGCCGTCGGCCGGCTCAGCCGCCGTCTGCGTCAGGAGAAGGCGGAGCACGAGCTGAGCGACGCGCAGTTCGGCGTCCTCGCCCTGCTGCACCGCGAGGGCCCGCGCACCCTCGGCGAGCTCGCCGAGGCGGAGCGGGTCCGCCCGCCGTCGATGACCCGCACCGTCGGCTGCCTCGCCGACGACGGACTCGTCGAGCGCCTCGCCGACCCGACCGACGGGCGGGTCACCCGCATCCGCGCGACCGCGCGCGGCTCCGAGCTGGTCCTCGACGTGCGCCGCAGCCGCGACGCCTGGCTCATCGCCCGCCTCCGCGAGCTCGACCCCGACCAGCGCCGGCTGCTGCACGACGCTGCCGCGCTGCTGCGCGAGGTGGCGGACCGATGAGCGCGATGTTCCGCTCCCTCGCCGTGCCGAACTACCGGATCTGGTTCGCCGGCGCGATGGTCTCCAACATCGGCACCTGGATGCAGCGCACCGCCCAGGACTGGATCGTCATCAACGACCTGACCGACCACGACGCGACGGCGCTCGGGGTGACGATGGCGCTGCAGTTCGGGCCGCAGCTGCTGATGGTGCCCTTCTCCGGCTTCATCGCCGACCGCTTCGACCGCCGGAAGCTGCTGATGGCGACGCAGGCCGCGATGGCCGTGCTCGGCCTCGGACTCGGCCTGATCGTGGTGACCGGCGTGGTGCAGCTCTGGATGGTCTACGTCTTCGCGCTGCTGCTGGGCTTCGCCGCAGCAATCGACGCCCCTGTCCGCCAGACCTTCGTCTCGGCGCTGGTCGAGGAGCGCGACCTCTCCAACGCCGTCTCGCTCAACTCCGCCTCGTTCAACTCGGCGCGGATGATCGGTCCCGCGCTCGCGGGCGTCCTGATCGCCGCGGTCGGCTCGGGCTGGGTGTTCCTCCTCAACGCCGCGAGCTTCGTCGCGGTGCTGGTCTCGCTGCGCTTCCTGCACCGCGAGCAGCTGCGCTCCGCTCCCCGCGCCACCCGCGGCCCGGGCGCGCTGCTCGAGGGCTTCCGCTACGTGTCACGCCGCCCCGACATCCTCGTCGTGCTGTCGATCGTCTTCCTCATCGGCACCTTCGGCCTCAACTTCCCGATCTTCGCCTCGACGATGGCGACCGTCGAGTTCGACATGGGCGCGAGCGAGTTCGGCCTGCTCTCCTCCGCGATCGCCGTCGGCTCGGTGATCGGGGCCCTGCTCTCGGCCCGGCGCGACCGCCCCCGGCTGCGCCTGATCGTCGGCGCCGCGGCGGCCTTCGGCGTCGCGCTCGCCCTGGCCGGCCTGATGCCGACCGTCTGGGCGTTCGCGATCCTGCTCCCCTTCGTCGGGATCGCCGCGCAGACGCTGATGACCTCGGCGAACGGCTACGTGCAGCTCTCGACGACCCCGGAGATGCGCGGCCGCGTGATGGCGCTCTACATGGCGATCTTCATGGGCGGCACCCCGATCGGCGCGCCCCTGATCGGCTGGGTCGCGAACGCCTACGGCCCGCGCTGGGCGATGCTGGTCGGCGCCTCCTCCGGCGCCGTCGCCGCCGCGATCGGCGCCGGCTGGTACCTCCGCAGCCGCCGCCGTGCCCGCGCCCCCGAGCCCGCCGCCCAGGAGGAGGTCGCCCTCGTGACGACCCCCGCCCTCACGCCTCGCGCGTGATCTCCACCCGGACGAACAGCTTC
Coding sequences:
- a CDS encoding EamA family transporter; the encoded protein is MLGSIASVQLGASFAVLLFPAAGPIGTVTLRLVFSALVLLVVCRPRIRGYSRSDWATVGAYGLALGGMNACYYEAIARIPQGAAVTLEVLGPLVLSVIAGRSLVSLLWAALALGGVVVLSQGGFSVLDPVGVAFALGAAALWATYIVFAGRTGGRFPRLDGLALALTAGALVSLPFGIAAAGPALVLPPVLLLGLAVAVLSSALPYALELLALRRLRSSTFSILMALAPGAAALSGFLVLGQRLTAIEAVGIALVVAASVGAVRTARRT
- a CDS encoding histidine phosphatase family protein, yielding MTILILARHGETVWHSENRYAGSSDIALTALGQDQAATLASWAVDAELDAVYSSTLVRAVRTAVPSARAAHLEVQLDPALVEVDFGRGEGLTNTEMEQRFPDEYRAWVAAPAIQPMPGGESGLDAVARANTALARIHRDHPEGRVLVVCHGTLIRLLLCAYLGINPETYRHTFPAVDNVSLTTLLWDETGVGLLGYNVPPVQKQRRSS
- a CDS encoding MFS transporter, producing MSAMFRSLAVPNYRIWFAGAMVSNIGTWMQRTAQDWIVINDLTDHDATALGVTMALQFGPQLLMVPFSGFIADRFDRRKLLMATQAAMAVLGLGLGLIVVTGVVQLWMVYVFALLLGFAAAIDAPVRQTFVSALVEERDLSNAVSLNSASFNSARMIGPALAGVLIAAVGSGWVFLLNAASFVAVLVSLRFLHREQLRSAPRATRGPGALLEGFRYVSRRPDILVVLSIVFLIGTFGLNFPIFASTMATVEFDMGASEFGLLSSAIAVGSVIGALLSARRDRPRLRLIVGAAAAFGVALALAGLMPTVWAFAILLPFVGIAAQTLMTSANGYVQLSTTPEMRGRVMALYMAIFMGGTPIGAPLIGWVANAYGPRWAMLVGASSGAVAAAIGAGWYLRSRRRARAPEPAAQEEVALVTTPALTPRA
- a CDS encoding MarR family transcriptional regulator is translated as MTPPPADTDLPALAGETRVAVGRLSRRLRQEKAEHELSDAQFGVLALLHREGPRTLGELAEAERVRPPSMTRTVGCLADDGLVERLADPTDGRVTRIRATARGSELVLDVRRSRDAWLIARLRELDPDQRRLLHDAAALLREVADR